A region from the Lolium perenne isolate Kyuss_39 chromosome 4, Kyuss_2.0, whole genome shotgun sequence genome encodes:
- the LOC127294596 gene encoding uncharacterized protein has translation MEVDAAHPAAAGDELRRLLAATLSADKASVDAATAGLDGISAAGDPRFPIAVLAVAAGDGDQGTRIAAATYLKNFARRNMEGGLSSSALYVEFRDQLAQALLRVEPAILRVLIEIFRQVAEKDFAKENSWPQLVPQLKLVIQSSDAISPGHHPEWKTINALTVLHSTVRPFQYFLNPKVVNEPVPDQLEQIAAEILVPLQVTFHHFADKVLSSHDGNKLEYEQLLLITCKCMYFTVRSYMPSGVKQILPSFCKDMFRLLDSLDFNSPPEDADTTRLKIAKRCLIIFCTLVTRHRKHADKEMPHIVNCVTKLSKQSIHLSKLNSLSDRIFSLSFDVISRVLETGPGWRLVSPHFSSLLDSAILPALALNEKDIADWEEDTDEYMRKNLPSELDDISGWAEDLFTARKSAINLLGVIALSKGPPVVSAASKRKKGEKNKGKGGSSIGDLLVIPFLSKFPVPSHGEDASSKAVQNYFGVLMAYGGLQDFLTEKKDLTATLIRNRILPLYYLDQCNPYLISTANWIIGQLAPCLPEAMSTDIYNSLMKALSMEDAEDLTCYPVRASASGAIAELIENGYSSPDWVALLQVVVKRLSAEDENESALLFQLLGTVVEAGEEKVLPHIPGTVSNIANIIMNLLSPVPDPWPQVAEQGFAALVAMVQAWDSSAPDENKEHEKREWQIGQTAIAQTLSIVLQKAWLLPVEQMELTLDSELPPASCVNEASFLLEFIMRSITSVEEITHLKVFELVAIWADTIAYWDSWEEMEDQGVFNAIKEAISFHQRFDSSGFFMKMLPSQSANGAQSSIIGRVSSFVTRAIAAYPSATWRACSCIHTLLHAADFSLGAENGRMTLAVTFGEAAFSYFKGLSDSPAGIWKPLVLAISSCYICYPDAIEQVLCKDDGNGYTVWASALSQISSSSFAPALSSESEIKLAVLTLATVIERLLALSMGGTKVLKDCYISLMESCIHLKDVQEDGDDDDEVEDDDDDEEEDTDDDDEDSEDDNVREETEEEFLARYAAAAASAASESIEVVEEGDIDDETQDIELGYLDEVDIKQVVLSLMQKHITLLQAQSLPDDLIERIAETFPESEQMLRAHPQT, from the exons GCGATTCTTCGAGTGCTGATTGAAATT TTCCGCCAAGTCGCGGAGAAAGATTTTGCCAAGGAGAATTCATGGCCTCAACTTGTGCCTCAATTGAAGCTGGTGATCCAGAGCAGCGATGCAATTAGTCCAGGCCACCATCCTGAATGGAAAACCATTAATGCTCTCACAGTTCTTCATTCCACTGTTCGACCCTTCCAG TATTTTTTGAACCCAAAAGTTGTAAATGAGCCTGTTCCGGATCAGTTGGAGCAAATAGCAGCTGAGATTCTTGTACCACTGCAAGTGACATTCCACCACTTTGCTGACAAG GTTCTGTCATCACACGATGGAAATAAATTGGAATATGAGCAGCTCCTGCTTATCACATGCAAATGCATGTATTTCACT GTGAGGTCATACATGCCATCTGGGGTGAAGCAGATTTTACCTTCCTTTTGCAAAGACATGTTCCGTCTACTAGATTCATTGGACTTCAACAGTCCTCCTGAAGATGCAGATACAACAAGGctcaagattgcaaaaagatgtcTCATTATATTTTGCACACTTGTTACTCGTCACCGGAAACATGCTGATAA AGAGATGCCACATATTGTCAACTGCGTAACCAAACTATCAAAGCAAAGCATTCATTTAAGT AAACTCAATTCTCTCTCGGACCGCATTTTTTCATTATCATTCGACGTTATTTCTCGTGTTTTGGAGACAGGCCCT GGATGGCGACTTGTTTCACCCCATTTTTCTTCACTTCTGGATTCAGCAATTCTTCCAGCATTAGCATTAAATGAGAAG GATATAGCTGACTGGGAGGAGGATACTGACGAGTATATGCGAAAGAACCTCCCCTCTGAACTT GATGATATTTCAGGATGGGCTGAGGATTTATTTACTGCTCGGAAAAGTGCCATCAATTTACTTGGTGTCATAGCCCTCTCGAag GGTCCGCCAGTTGTATCTGCTGCTTCCAAACGCAAGAAGGGTGAAAAAAACAAAGGAAAAGGAGGAAGCTCTATTGGGGACCTATTGGTCATCCCATTCCTGTCAAAATTTCCTGTACCTTCTCATGGAGAAGATGCATCATCAAAGGCAGTGCAGAA CTATTTTGGCGTTCTAATGGCATATGGAGGCCTTCAAGAT TTTCTGACTGAGAAGAAAGATTTGACGGCTACTTTGATCAGGAATCGGATTCTTCCATTGTATTACTTAGATCAGTGCAATCCATATTTGATATCTACGGCAAACTGGATTATTGGACAGCTTGCGCCGTGCCTACCAGAG GCTATGAGCACGGATATTTATAATTCCTTAATGAAGGCATTGAGCATGGAAGATGCTGAGGACTTAACTTGTTATCCGGTTCGTGCTTCTGCTTCTGGTGCTATTGCAGAACTTATTGAG AACGGTTATTCTTCACCTGACTGGGTTGCCCTTTTGCAAGTTGTTGTGAAAAGGCTAAGTGCTGAGGATGAAAATGAATCCGCTCTTTTGTTTCAGCTTCTGGGAACAGTAGTTGAGGCTGGCGAAGAGAAAGTTCTGCCTCACATTCCTGGAACTGTGTCTAACATTGCCAATATAATAATGAATCTTCTGTCCCCTGTACCAGATCCATGGCCTCAG GTGGCTGAACAGGGTTTTGCTGCACTGGTAGCGATGGTTCAAGCTTGGGATAGCTCTGCACCAGATGAAAACAAGGAACACGAGAAGAGGGAGTGGCAAATAGGCCAGACTGCCATTGCTCAAACTTTGTCAATAGTATTACAAAAAGCTTGGCTGTTGCCTGTTGAACAGATG GAGTTGACATTAGATTCTGAATTGCCACCAGCGTCTTGTGTAAATGAGGCTTCTTTTTTGCTCGAATTCATCATGAGGTCTATTACTTCTGTTGAAGAAATCACACATTTGAAAGTCTTTGAGTTAGTAGCTATATGGGCTGACACCATTGCCTATTGGGATTCTTGGGAGGAAATGGAGGATCAGGGAGTTTTCAATGCAATCAAAGAAGCTATCAGTTTCCATCAAAGATTTGACTCCTCTGGTTTCTTCATGAAAATGCTTCCTTCTCAGTCTGCAAATGGTGCACAAAGTTCAATCATTGGTCGGGTTTCTAGCTTCGTGACCAGGGCCATTGCAGCTTACCCTTCTGCAACATGGAGGGCATGCTCATGCATCCATACACTATTGCATGCTGCAGatttctccttgggagcggaaaaTGGTAGAATGACACTTGCTGTTACCTTTGGGGAAGCAGCATTCTCCTATTTTAAGGGTTTATCTGACAGCCCTGCTGGAATATGGAAGCCACTAGTCTTGGCCATTTCTTCATGCTACATCTGCTATCCAGATGCTATTGAGCAAGTTTTATGCAAGGATGATGGCAATGGTTATACAGTATGGGCATCTGCTCTGTCTCAAATCTCAAGTAGCTCGTTTGCTCCTGCGCTGTCATCTGAATCTGAGATCAAACTGGCTG TACTAACATTAGCAACTGTGATTGAGCGGCTGCTGGCCCTCTCCATGGGTGGCACCAAGGTGCTGAAAGACTGCTATATATCATTGATGGAGTCCTGCATTCATCTGAAGGATGTTCAAGAGGAtggggatgatgatgatgaagtagaagatgacgatgatgatgaggaggaagacactgatgacgatgatgag GATTCGGAGGATGACAATGTGCGAGAAGAGACGGAAGAGGAATTCCTTGCAAGATATGCCGCGGCTGCTGCTTCTGCTGCCAGTGAGTCAATTGAGGTTGTTGAGGAAGGAGACATAGATGATGAAACCCAGGACATTGAATTAG GTTACCTGGACGAAGTGGACATAAAACAGGTGGTTCTTTCACTGATGCAGAAACATATCACGCTCCTCCAAGCGCAGAGTCTGCCAGATGATCTAATTGAGAGAATTGCCGAAACGTTTCCTGAATCTGAGCAGATGCTGCGTGCTCACCCACAAACTTAG